The Lactuca sativa cultivar Salinas chromosome 2, Lsat_Salinas_v11, whole genome shotgun sequence genome includes a window with the following:
- the LOC111906466 gene encoding linamarin synthase 2 codes for MSCRNKPHAVLVPFPLQGHVNPFMKLAKLLHFNGFHISFVNTEFNHQRLIRSKGPESVEGLPDFRFETIPDGMPHSDQDTSQDIPMLCDMTRKTCLVPFKELLQKLSSSAGIPPVSCVVGDGLMTFAIKAAKDLGIPEVQFWTSSACSFMGLLQYRELIKRGIVPFKDDSYLTDGTLEKTIDWIPGMSNIRYKDIPSFIRTTDSDDIMLNFSGEETQNNLNASAIIFNTFDALEHDVLEAIAPKFNYHNMFTLGPLHLLAKYVPDDSPLHSLNSSLWKPDSSCLQWLDQKKERSVIYVNYGSLTTMTEQHLIEFAWGLANSKQSFLWVVRPDVTMGDSAILPEEFLKETKDRGLMVSWCEQDQVLAHPSIGGFLTHCGWNSTTESISEGVPLICWPFFADQQTNCRYSCVEWGIGMEINHDVKRNEVEVLVKEMLLGNDGKEMRRKANEWKTKAKEANDIGGSSYNNFHRFIKEALLSGVSHV; via the exons ATGAGTTGCAGAAACAAACCGCATGCAGTTCTTGTGCCATTCCCACTCCAAGGCCATGTAAACCCTTTTATGAAGCTCGCGAAGCTTCTCCACTTTAATGGCTTCCACATCTCCTTTGTCAACACCGAATTCAACCACCAGCGTCTCATCCGCTCCAAAGGCCCGGAGTCCGTCGAAGGTTTGCCGGACTTTCGGTTCGAGACCATCCCCGACGGCATGCCTCACTCAGATCAAGATACCAGTCAGGACATACCGATGCTTTGTGACATGACCAGAAAGACATGTTTGGTTCCGTTCAAGGAGTTGTTGCAGAAGTTGAGCTCGTCAGCCGGAATCCCACCAGTCAGCTGCGTCGTCGGAGATGGCCTGATGACCTTTGCGATAAAAGCTGCTAAGGATTTGGGGATTCCGGAGGTTCAGTTCTGGACTTCTTCGGCGTGTTCTTTCATGGGACTTTTGCAATATCGAGAGTTAATCAAAAGAGGAATTGTTCCTTTTAAAG ATGATAGCTATCTAACGGATGGAACATTGGAAAAAACAATCGATTGGATCCCGGGGATGAGCAATATTCGTTATAAAGATATTCCAAGTTTCATTAGAACAACAGATTCCGACGATATCATGCTGAATTTCTCGGGCGAGGAGACCCAAAATAACTTGAATGCTTCCGCGATTATCTTCAATACTTTCGATGCATTAGAGCACGACGTATTAGAAGCCATTGCACCCAAATTCAATTACCACAACATGTTCACACTCGGCCCTCTTCACTTACTCGCCAAATACGTTCCAGATGATAGTCCACTACACTCGTTGAATTCGAGTTTATGGAAACCAGACTCCTCATGTTTGCAATGGCTAGACCAGAAGAAGGAAAGGTCTGTTATCTATGTCAATTATGGAAGTTTGACTACTATGACTGAGCAACATCTGATTGAGTTTGCATGGGGTTTAGCAAATAGCAAGCAATCGTTCTTATGGGTGGTTCGACCAGATGTGACAATGGGGGATTCAGCGATTTTGCCTGAAGAATTCTTGAAGGAGACGAAGGATAGAGGACTCATGGTGAGTTGGTGCGAACAAGATCAGGTTCTGGCCCACCCATCGATTGGTGGGTTTTTAACACATTGTGGGTGGAATTCTACGACTGAAAGCATATCGGAAGGTGTTCCGTTGATCTGTTGGCCTTTCTTCGCAGATCAACAAACAAATTGTCGATACTCTTGTGTTGAATGGGGAATTGGGATGGAGATTAATCACGATGTGAAGCGAAATGAAGTTGAAGTTCTTGTTAAGGAAATGCTTCTGGGGAATGATGGAAAGGAAATGAGAAGAAAGGCCAATGAATGGAAAACGAAAGCAAAAGAAGCGAATGATATTGGTGGTTCGTCATATAATAACTTCCATCGGTTTATCAAAGAGGCTCTTCTTTCGGGAGTTTCCCACGTTTAA